In the Natronoglycomyces albus genome, CCAGATGGTGGACACCGTTTGTTGAAGAACCCCGCTCAGGTGAGTTTGGCCGATGTCATTCGCATCGTTGACGGTCCGCTGGTGGGCGTGCGGGGTCAGCGCCCCGAACACGTCGACTATTCGGGCCCCGCCGAGGCGCTCTCGCAAGTGTGGGTGGCGCTGCGAGTCAACGAACGCAACATCCTCGAAGAGGTCAAGCTGGCCGATGTCGCCCAAGGGAAGCTGCCGGAGTCGATCACGCGACTATTGGCCGACCCCGAA is a window encoding:
- a CDS encoding RrF2 family transcriptional regulator gives rise to the protein MRLSARVDYALRAAICLADAGQAWTRAERISAGQNIPLKFLESILLQLRHGGLAESRRGPDGGHRLLKNPAQVSLADVIRIVDGPLVGVRGQRPEHVDYSGPAEALSQVWVALRVNERNILEEVKLADVAQGKLPESITRLLADPEAWTSRSPH